The Shewanella zhangzhouensis genome has a window encoding:
- a CDS encoding RNA recognition motif domain-containing protein: MQKSFLIALIAAAVGALVIFQFLPTFPAYLAFILGAVLAIGIFAITPSGNDAATVETEYTGPTMTLYVGNLPYRVHEGDVKSLFAEYGPVNSVRLVRDRKTGRRKGFGFVEMSESGAQKAMVKLNDYTFQERTLKVREAKNQDNESEKSDD; encoded by the coding sequence ATGCAGAAATCATTTCTTATTGCGCTGATAGCCGCCGCAGTGGGTGCCTTGGTCATTTTTCAGTTTCTGCCCACCTTCCCTGCTTATCTTGCCTTTATTCTCGGTGCTGTGCTGGCCATCGGTATTTTCGCCATTACGCCGTCCGGTAATGACGCTGCCACCGTAGAAACAGAATATACCGGCCCAACAATGACGCTTTATGTGGGTAACCTGCCATACCGGGTGCATGAAGGTGACGTAAAGTCGCTGTTTGCCGAGTATGGACCGGTCAATTCAGTGCGCCTGGTTCGCGATCGTAAGACCGGCAGACGCAAAGGCTTCGGTTTCGTTGAGATGTCTGAGAGTGGTGCCCAGAAGGCGATGGTCAAACTGAATGACTACACCTTCCAGGAAAGAACATTAAAAGTAAGAGAAGCCAAGAATCAGGACAATGAGTCAGAGAAGTCTGACGACTAA
- the birA gene encoding bifunctional biotin--[acetyl-CoA-carboxylase] ligase/biotin operon repressor BirA, protein MEQWQRKRDIIAMLSTQEFVSGEALAERLGISRAAISKHIDVLETLGLSIYSVKGRGYKLATPVSLIDETRLKQGIERRCFYFDDIPSTNAFMLSHSEELESGDVCIAEYQSAGRGRRGRRWVSPYGSHLYFSLFWRLSDGMSKAMGLSLVVGCSLAKVLGDLGVEGIGLKWPNDVYLDGRKLAGILVEMKGQADSNCELIIGMGVNMAMPDAQGETIDQPWADLQGLAMPDKTEFAVRLQRQLQADLSLFEREGLNAFLERWQASDSFIGKPVNLMMADKVEAGICRGIDEQGALLLEVAGEMKSYIGGEISLRPA, encoded by the coding sequence ATGGAACAGTGGCAACGTAAACGCGACATCATTGCGATGCTGTCTACGCAGGAGTTTGTCTCCGGCGAGGCCCTTGCCGAACGACTTGGTATTTCCCGCGCGGCTATCAGCAAGCATATCGATGTGCTTGAGACCCTGGGGCTGAGTATCTACAGCGTGAAGGGCCGTGGCTATAAGTTGGCTACACCTGTGTCCCTGATTGATGAAACCAGACTCAAGCAAGGTATCGAGCGTAGGTGTTTTTACTTTGATGATATTCCCAGTACCAATGCCTTTATGTTGTCCCACTCAGAAGAGCTGGAGAGCGGGGATGTATGCATTGCCGAATACCAATCTGCTGGACGTGGGCGCCGTGGACGCCGCTGGGTGTCTCCCTATGGGAGCCATTTGTACTTTTCACTGTTTTGGCGTTTAAGCGATGGCATGAGTAAAGCCATGGGGTTGAGCCTGGTAGTTGGTTGCTCTCTTGCCAAAGTACTTGGCGACCTCGGTGTAGAGGGTATTGGACTTAAATGGCCCAATGACGTCTATCTGGATGGTCGCAAACTTGCGGGTATTCTGGTGGAGATGAAAGGGCAGGCCGATAGCAATTGTGAGCTGATTATTGGCATGGGCGTGAACATGGCCATGCCGGATGCACAGGGTGAAACCATCGATCAGCCCTGGGCCGACTTGCAGGGTCTTGCCATGCCGGATAAAACCGAGTTTGCGGTACGCTTACAACGGCAACTTCAGGCAGACCTTTCCCTGTTTGAGCGGGAAGGACTCAACGCCTTCCTCGAACGTTGGCAAGCATCAGATAGCTTTATCGGTAAGCCTGTTAATTTGATGATGGCCGATAAGGTGGAAGCCGGTATTTGCCGGGGTATTGATGAGCAGGGGGCCTTGCTGTTGGAGGTCGCCGGCGAGATGAAAAGCTATATCGGTGGGGAAATCAGTTTGCGGCCTGCATAA
- the rplL gene encoding 50S ribosomal protein L7/L12, with protein sequence MSITKDQILEAFAAMSVMEVVELIEAMEEKFGVSAAAAVVAGGAADAGAAAEEKTEFDVVLTSHGDNKVGVIKAIRGATGLGLKEAKAMAEAAPVAVKEAVSKEEAEALKKELEEAGAQVEIK encoded by the coding sequence ATGTCTATCACTAAAGACCAAATCCTCGAAGCCTTTGCAGCTATGTCTGTAATGGAAGTTGTTGAACTGATCGAAGCTATGGAAGAGAAGTTCGGTGTTTCTGCCGCTGCTGCCGTAGTTGCCGGTGGTGCTGCTGATGCTGGCGCTGCTGCTGAAGAGAAGACCGAGTTCGACGTAGTTCTGACCTCTCACGGCGACAACAAAGTTGGCGTGATCAAGGCCATCCGTGGCGCTACCGGTCTGGGTCTGAAAGAAGCCAAAGCTATGGCTGAAGCTGCTCCAGTAGCCGTTAAAGAAGCTGTTTCTAAAGAAGAAGCCGAAGCTCTGAAGAAAGAGCTGGAAGAAGCTGGCGCTCAAGTAGAGATCAAGTAA
- the rplJ gene encoding 50S ribosomal protein L10, with protein MALRLEDKKAIVAEVNEAAKGALSAVVADSRGVTVGAMTTLRKTARANGVYVRVVRNTLARRAVEGTAFECLSEVFTGPTLIAFSNEHPGAAARLLKDFAKEQAKFEVKGAAFEGNFIPAADIDRLAKLPTYEEALAQLMMTMKEASAGKFVRTLAALRDQKQEAA; from the coding sequence ATGGCATTAAGACTCGAAGACAAAAAAGCGATTGTTGCTGAAGTCAACGAAGCTGCCAAAGGTGCACTGTCTGCAGTAGTTGCCGATTCTCGCGGTGTTACTGTAGGCGCCATGACCACTCTGCGTAAAACTGCTCGCGCCAACGGCGTGTACGTACGTGTAGTACGTAACACTCTGGCTCGTCGCGCAGTTGAAGGTACTGCTTTTGAGTGCCTGAGCGAAGTGTTCACTGGCCCAACTTTGATTGCTTTCTCTAACGAGCACCCAGGTGCCGCCGCACGTCTGCTGAAAGACTTCGCGAAAGAGCAAGCCAAATTCGAAGTTAAAGGTGCAGCTTTCGAAGGGAACTTCATCCCTGCAGCTGACATTGATCGTTTGGCAAAACTGCCAACTTACGAAGAAGCACTGGCACAGCTGATGATGACTATGAAGGAAGCATCTGCTGGCAAGTTCGTTCGTACACTGGCTGCACTGCGCGATCAAAAACAAGAAGCCGCTTAA
- the tuf gene encoding elongation factor Tu, whose amino-acid sequence MAKAKFERTKPHVNVGTIGHVDHGKTTLTAAISHVLAKTYGGEAKDFSQIDNAPEERERGITINTSHIEYDTPTRHYAHVDCPGHADYVKNMITGAAQMDGAILVVAATDGPMPQTREHILLSRQVGVPFIIVFMNKCDMVDDEELLELVEMEVRELLSEYDFPGDDLPVIQGSALKALEGDAAWEGKIIELAEALDSYIPEPERAIDKAFLMPIEDVFSISGRGTVVTGRVERGIIKVGEEVEIVGIKDTTKTTCTGVEMFRKLLDEGRAGENCGILLRGTKRDEVERGQVLSKPGTIKPHTKFESEVYVLSKEEGGRHTPFFKGYRPQFYFRTTDVTGTIELPEGVEMVMPGDNIKMVVTLICPIAMDEGLRFAIREGGRTVGAGVVAKIHE is encoded by the coding sequence ATGGCTAAAGCTAAATTCGAACGTACTAAACCCCACGTAAACGTGGGCACCATCGGTCACGTTGACCATGGTAAAACCACTCTGACCGCTGCTATCTCTCACGTACTGGCTAAGACCTACGGTGGTGAGGCGAAGGACTTCTCTCAGATCGACAACGCCCCAGAAGAGCGTGAGCGTGGTATTACCATCAACACCTCTCACATCGAGTATGACACTCCTACTCGTCACTACGCCCACGTAGACTGCCCAGGCCACGCTGACTATGTTAAAAACATGATCACCGGTGCTGCCCAGATGGACGGCGCTATCCTGGTAGTAGCTGCGACTGACGGCCCAATGCCACAGACTCGTGAGCACATCCTGCTGTCTCGTCAGGTAGGTGTACCTTTCATCATCGTGTTCATGAACAAGTGTGACATGGTAGATGACGAAGAGCTGCTGGAACTGGTAGAGATGGAAGTTCGTGAACTGCTGTCTGAATACGACTTCCCAGGTGATGACCTGCCAGTAATTCAGGGTTCTGCTCTGAAAGCGCTGGAAGGCGACGCTGCATGGGAAGGCAAGATCATCGAGCTGGCCGAGGCCCTGGATTCTTACATCCCTGAGCCAGAGCGTGCTATCGACAAAGCATTCCTGATGCCAATCGAAGACGTATTCTCTATCTCTGGCCGTGGTACTGTAGTAACCGGTCGTGTAGAGCGCGGTATCATCAAAGTTGGTGAAGAAGTAGAAATCGTAGGTATCAAAGATACCACCAAGACTACTTGTACCGGCGTTGAGATGTTCCGTAAGCTGCTGGACGAAGGTCGTGCCGGTGAGAACTGCGGTATCCTGCTGCGTGGTACCAAGCGTGATGAAGTTGAGCGTGGTCAGGTTCTGTCCAAGCCAGGCACCATCAAGCCACACACCAAGTTCGAATCAGAAGTATACGTACTGTCTAAAGAAGAAGGTGGTCGTCACACTCCATTCTTCAAAGGCTACCGTCCACAGTTCTACTTCCGTACAACTGACGTGACCGGTACCATCGAACTGCCAGAAGGCGTAGAGATGGTAATGCCAGGCGACAACATCAAGATGGTTGTAACCCTGATTTGCCCAATCGCGATGGACGAAGGCCTGCGCTTCGCTATCCGTGAAGGCGGCCGCACAGTAGGTGCTGGTGTAGTAGCCAAGATCCACGAGTAA
- the nusG gene encoding transcription termination/antitermination protein NusG, giving the protein MTEAKEAKKRWYVVQAFSGYEGRVAKSLVEHIKMHGMEQYFGEVLVPTEEVVEMRAGQRRKSERKFFPGYVLVQMEMNDDSWHLVKSIPRVMGFIGGTSDRPAPITDREADAILRRLQETTESPTHRVMYEPGEVVRVVDGPFADFNGTVEEVDYDKSRVKVSVMIFGRSTPVELDFNQVEKS; this is encoded by the coding sequence ATGACTGAAGCTAAAGAAGCAAAGAAAAGATGGTATGTGGTACAGGCTTTCTCTGGTTATGAGGGGCGTGTAGCCAAGTCTCTGGTCGAGCACATCAAGATGCACGGCATGGAGCAATATTTCGGTGAAGTGCTGGTGCCGACCGAAGAAGTAGTTGAAATGCGTGCCGGTCAGCGTCGCAAGAGCGAGCGTAAGTTTTTCCCCGGCTACGTACTGGTGCAAATGGAAATGAACGATGATTCCTGGCACCTGGTGAAGAGCATCCCACGTGTGATGGGCTTTATCGGCGGTACTTCAGACCGTCCAGCGCCTATCACTGACCGTGAAGCCGATGCCATCCTGCGTCGTCTGCAGGAAACCACCGAGTCTCCGACTCATCGCGTTATGTACGAACCCGGTGAAGTGGTGCGTGTGGTCGATGGCCCATTCGCTGACTTCAACGGTACCGTAGAAGAAGTGGATTATGACAAGAGCCGCGTAAAAGTGTCTGTTATGATCTTCGGTCGTTCTACACCGGTTGAATTGGACTTTAATCAGGTTGAAAAAAGCTGA
- the trmA gene encoding tRNA (uridine(54)-C5)-methyltransferase TrmA, with protein MNAQAMDPQQYELQLEQKCQALTEAFAHYNPPALEVFPSAPAHYRMRCEFRVWHDGDDLYYCMFDNVAKEKVRTDQFLPASELINRMMPALLDELRPNRALRHKLFQVDFLSTLSGEILVSLLYHRQLDDQWLTEARALKARLGEHFKVDIIGRARKQKFVLDRDFVVESLNVGDKTLHYKQVENSFTQPNAGVAVKMLEWALDATRQSSGDLLELYCGNGNFSIALAPNFGKVLATELAKPSVEAAQYNIQINKVANLDIIRMSAEEFTEAMKGEKRFNRLGDIDLQSYQCNTIFVDPPRAGLDDETVKLVQGYENILYISCNPDTLNDNLEVLSETHDVVRFALFDQFPYTHHTEAGVMLKRR; from the coding sequence ATGAACGCACAAGCCATGGACCCTCAACAGTACGAGCTGCAGCTTGAACAAAAGTGCCAGGCACTGACTGAGGCATTTGCCCACTATAATCCCCCGGCTCTGGAAGTATTCCCATCTGCCCCAGCCCATTATCGGATGCGCTGTGAATTCCGCGTGTGGCACGACGGCGACGATCTCTACTACTGTATGTTCGACAATGTGGCCAAAGAAAAAGTGCGTACCGATCAGTTTTTGCCAGCCAGCGAACTCATCAACCGCATGATGCCTGCCCTTCTGGACGAACTTCGCCCCAATCGCGCCCTGCGCCATAAGCTGTTCCAGGTAGACTTCTTATCTACCCTGAGCGGTGAAATACTGGTCAGCCTCCTGTATCACCGCCAACTGGACGATCAATGGCTCACTGAAGCCCGTGCGCTCAAGGCCCGTCTGGGTGAGCACTTTAAGGTCGACATTATTGGCCGTGCCCGCAAACAAAAATTTGTGCTCGACCGCGACTTTGTCGTTGAGTCACTCAATGTGGGCGACAAGACCCTGCACTATAAGCAGGTAGAAAACAGCTTTACTCAGCCCAATGCAGGTGTGGCGGTTAAGATGTTGGAATGGGCACTGGATGCCACCAGGCAAAGCAGCGGTGACTTGCTGGAGCTGTACTGTGGTAACGGCAACTTTTCCATCGCCTTGGCGCCAAACTTTGGCAAGGTACTGGCGACTGAACTGGCCAAACCCTCGGTAGAGGCCGCTCAGTACAACATTCAAATCAATAAGGTGGCTAATCTCGACATCATCCGTATGTCGGCGGAAGAATTCACCGAAGCCATGAAGGGTGAAAAGCGTTTCAACCGCCTCGGCGACATCGATTTACAAAGCTACCAGTGCAACACCATCTTTGTGGATCCGCCCAGAGCGGGCCTGGATGATGAGACCGTTAAGCTGGTTCAGGGTTACGAGAACATCCTCTATATCTCCTGCAATCCCGATACCCTGAACGACAACCTCGAGGTACTCAGCGAAACTCATGATGTAGTACGCTTTGCGCTGTTCGATCAGTTCCCTTACACCCATCACACGGAAGCCGGCGTGATGCTTAAACGCCGCTGA
- the murI gene encoding glutamate racemase yields the protein MARPILVFDSGIGGLSVLSEIRQLLPSHDFYYLFDNARLPYGELTEQVLVEGCVELVVAAATKINAALVVIACNTASTLVLPVLRSKLTIPVVGVVPAIKPAASDTLSGHIGLLATPATVKRSYTHELVAKFASHCQVHMFGSSELVMMAEQKVAGVPVDMEKLTGILAPIQATPVDVLVLGCTHFPMLADELSQVLGQGIKLLDSGFAIASRVQHLLEGLGEHEHPAPNSMKAWYTTPSLTQGLIQSLTDYGFSEISPFTPRTRV from the coding sequence TTGGCACGTCCCATTCTGGTTTTCGATTCAGGTATAGGTGGTTTGTCGGTGTTGTCTGAGATACGGCAGCTATTGCCATCCCATGACTTCTATTACCTGTTTGATAATGCACGCCTGCCATACGGAGAACTTACCGAACAGGTGCTGGTGGAGGGCTGTGTTGAGCTTGTTGTGGCAGCTGCTACCAAAATCAACGCCGCGCTGGTGGTTATTGCCTGTAATACGGCCAGTACGCTGGTGCTGCCGGTATTACGGAGTAAGTTGACGATACCCGTCGTGGGGGTCGTTCCTGCGATCAAACCCGCTGCAAGCGACACCCTCTCCGGCCATATCGGTCTCTTGGCTACCCCAGCCACGGTGAAGCGCTCTTATACCCATGAGCTGGTCGCTAAATTTGCCAGCCATTGTCAGGTGCATATGTTCGGCAGTTCGGAACTGGTGATGATGGCGGAGCAAAAGGTGGCGGGAGTGCCTGTGGACATGGAGAAGTTAACCGGAATTCTTGCGCCCATTCAGGCAACGCCAGTGGATGTGCTGGTATTGGGATGTACTCATTTCCCCATGTTGGCGGACGAATTATCCCAGGTATTGGGGCAGGGGATTAAACTGCTCGATTCGGGCTTTGCCATTGCCAGCCGGGTGCAGCATTTACTGGAGGGCTTGGGTGAGCACGAGCATCCTGCGCCAAATAGCATGAAGGCGTGGTATACCACGCCTTCACTGACACAGGGTCTAATCCAGAGTCTGACAGACTATGGATTCAGCGAAATATCGCCCTTTACCCCTAGAACCCGGGTTTAG
- the rplA gene encoding 50S ribosomal protein L1, with translation MAKLTKRMRVIREKVDATKAYDINEAITLLKELATAKFVESVDVAVNLGVDPRKSDQNVRGAIVLPHGTGRDVRVAVFTQGANAEAAKEAGAELVGMEDLAEQVKAGEMNFDVVIASPDAMRVVGMLGQILGPRGLMPNPKTGTVTPNVAEAVKNAKAGQVRYRNDKNGIIHTTIGKVDFDSVKLKENLEALLVALKKQKPAAAKGQYVKKVSISTTMGAGVSVDQNTLEATA, from the coding sequence ATGGCTAAGCTGACTAAACGCATGCGCGTAATCCGCGAGAAAGTGGACGCTACCAAAGCTTACGACATCAACGAAGCTATCACTCTGCTGAAAGAACTGGCTACTGCCAAGTTCGTTGAGAGCGTAGACGTTGCTGTAAACCTGGGCGTAGACCCACGTAAATCTGACCAAAACGTTCGTGGCGCCATCGTTCTGCCACACGGTACTGGTCGTGACGTACGTGTAGCCGTGTTCACTCAGGGTGCCAACGCGGAAGCCGCTAAAGAAGCTGGTGCTGAGCTGGTTGGTATGGAAGATCTGGCTGAGCAGGTGAAAGCTGGCGAAATGAACTTCGACGTAGTTATTGCTTCTCCAGATGCAATGCGCGTTGTAGGTATGCTGGGTCAAATCCTCGGCCCACGTGGTCTGATGCCTAACCCTAAGACTGGCACTGTAACTCCTAACGTTGCTGAAGCCGTTAAGAATGCCAAAGCTGGTCAGGTTCGCTATCGCAACGACAAGAACGGTATCATCCACACCACTATCGGTAAGGTTGATTTCGATTCTGTTAAGCTGAAAGAAAACCTGGAAGCTCTGCTGGTTGCTCTGAAGAAGCAAAAGCCAGCTGCTGCCAAGGGCCAGTACGTTAAGAAAGTGAGCATTTCCACCACTATGGGTGCCGGTGTTTCTGTTGACCAGAACACCCTGGAAGCCACTGCTTAA
- the secE gene encoding preprotein translocase subunit SecE gives MTTNTENQGSSLDIVKWGIAILLLAAAVVGNQMYSEASVVVRALGVIVAFAIAGFIALQTVKGKQALAFARESHIEVKKVVWPTRQEALNTTFIVLAATAVLALILWGLDALLLKIVNLITGV, from the coding sequence ATGACGACAAATACTGAAAACCAGGGCAGTTCTCTGGATATCGTAAAGTGGGGCATAGCCATACTGCTGCTGGCAGCTGCCGTAGTGGGTAACCAGATGTACAGCGAGGCCAGCGTGGTCGTGCGTGCTCTGGGTGTGATCGTGGCCTTTGCTATTGCCGGATTTATTGCTCTGCAGACCGTGAAAGGAAAGCAGGCACTGGCATTTGCCCGTGAGTCTCACATCGAAGTGAAAAAAGTGGTTTGGCCTACCCGTCAGGAAGCCTTGAACACCACCTTCATCGTGCTGGCCGCAACCGCCGTACTGGCACTGATCCTTTGGGGTCTGGATGCGTTGCTGCTGAAAATCGTTAATTTGATCACCGGTGTATAA
- the rplK gene encoding 50S ribosomal protein L11 — protein MAKKIEAYIKLQVKSGSANPSPPVGPALGQKGVNIMEFCKAFNARTEKMEKGMPIPVVITVYSDRSFTFETKTPPASFLLKQAAGLKSGSSRPNTQKVGTIKRAKVQEIAELKAADMTGADVEAMTRSIEGTARSMGLVVED, from the coding sequence ATGGCAAAGAAAATTGAAGCTTATATTAAGCTGCAAGTAAAATCCGGATCTGCAAACCCTTCACCACCAGTTGGTCCAGCTCTGGGTCAAAAAGGTGTGAACATCATGGAGTTCTGTAAAGCGTTTAACGCCCGTACAGAAAAAATGGAAAAGGGCATGCCTATCCCTGTAGTGATCACTGTGTACAGCGATCGCTCATTCACTTTCGAAACCAAGACGCCTCCAGCTTCATTCCTGCTCAAGCAGGCTGCTGGCCTGAAATCAGGTTCTAGCCGTCCTAACACCCAGAAAGTGGGTACTATCAAGCGTGCTAAAGTTCAGGAAATCGCTGAACTGAAAGCAGCTGACATGACTGGTGCTGACGTTGAAGCGATGACTCGCTCAATCGAAGGTACTGCACGTTCAATGGGCTTGGTAGTAGAGGACTAA
- the murB gene encoding UDP-N-acetylmuramate dehydrogenase → MPVSLKSYNTFGIDHQCAELIEITNAAELPALIRTLDERDQSYFVLGGGSNVVLTSDIDTTVLKMTNKGIEVSEDDSAWHLSVAAGENWHQLVSWTLEKQMPGLENLALIPGTVGAAPIQNIGAYGVELIDVCDWVEYLSLPDCVTVRLTAAECRFDYRDSIFKHDLKGKAIITRVGLKLPKVWQPKLNYGPLAEFNTDTVTPEMIFERVIAVRSEKLPDPAKLGNAGSFFKNPIVDAATFANIVKQYPDAVAYALEDGRMKLAAGWLIDKAGLKGFRLGDAGVHDKQALVLVNFGGASGEDILNLAKHVIDEVHHRFDVQLEPEPNVVGRFSLLNE, encoded by the coding sequence ATGCCTGTTTCTCTCAAGTCCTACAACACCTTTGGTATCGATCATCAGTGTGCTGAACTAATCGAAATAACTAACGCTGCTGAGTTGCCAGCACTTATCCGTACTCTGGATGAGCGCGACCAGTCTTACTTTGTTCTCGGTGGTGGCAGCAACGTGGTTCTGACATCGGATATAGATACCACAGTGCTTAAGATGACAAATAAGGGCATAGAGGTCTCTGAGGATGATAGCGCCTGGCATTTAAGTGTGGCTGCAGGGGAGAACTGGCATCAGCTGGTGAGCTGGACCCTTGAAAAGCAGATGCCGGGACTTGAGAATCTGGCGCTTATTCCGGGCACTGTTGGTGCGGCGCCCATCCAGAACATAGGCGCTTATGGTGTTGAACTGATAGATGTCTGCGATTGGGTTGAGTATTTGTCGCTGCCAGATTGCGTGACTGTCAGGCTGACGGCCGCCGAGTGCCGGTTCGACTACCGTGATTCCATTTTTAAACACGATCTTAAGGGTAAAGCGATTATTACCCGGGTGGGTTTAAAATTACCCAAGGTGTGGCAGCCTAAGCTCAATTACGGCCCGCTGGCAGAGTTTAATACAGACACTGTGACGCCGGAGATGATCTTCGAGCGCGTGATTGCTGTGCGTTCAGAGAAGCTGCCCGACCCGGCCAAATTAGGTAACGCTGGCAGCTTTTTCAAAAATCCTATTGTGGATGCCGCAACCTTTGCGAACATAGTAAAACAGTATCCGGACGCTGTGGCTTATGCCCTGGAAGATGGCCGGATGAAACTGGCGGCCGGCTGGCTGATTGATAAGGCTGGCTTGAAAGGCTTTCGCCTTGGAGACGCTGGGGTACATGATAAACAGGCGCTTGTGCTGGTTAATTTCGGCGGCGCCAGCGGTGAAGATATCCTTAACCTCGCCAAACATGTCATCGATGAGGTGCATCACCGCTTTGATGTGCAGCTTGAACCAGAGCCCAATGTGGTGGGCCGATTTTCACTCTTAAACGAATAA
- the coaA gene encoding type I pantothenate kinase gives MINNQTQEALYLDFDRARWAELRNSVPLTLSEADLTRLRGINERISLSEVTDIYLPLSRLLNLIVGARQQRGLVLNQFLGNKQPDSPYVISIAGSVAVGKSTTARILQALLKQWPEHPKVDLVTTDGFLYPLTELKRKGLLQRKGFPESYDTKMLIDFVSAVKSGAERVEVPLYSHIIYDRLPYERQVIQKPDILILEGLNVLQTGLDSPVDIRRPFVSDFVDFSIYVDADESLLKSWYIERFLQFRSSAFADENSYFRHYASLNDMQASETASQIWDGINGPNLRMNIQPTRERAHLILRKGADHLMNQVLLRK, from the coding sequence ATGATTAATAACCAGACGCAAGAAGCGCTTTATCTCGACTTCGACCGAGCGCGCTGGGCAGAGTTGAGAAACTCCGTTCCCCTGACACTGAGCGAAGCCGATCTGACACGGTTACGCGGTATTAACGAACGCATTTCTCTGTCTGAAGTAACCGACATCTATCTGCCCCTTAGCAGACTGCTTAATCTCATCGTCGGTGCGCGTCAGCAGCGCGGCCTGGTATTGAATCAGTTCCTGGGTAACAAGCAACCCGATAGCCCTTACGTCATCAGTATCGCCGGCAGTGTGGCCGTGGGTAAAAGCACCACCGCCCGTATTTTGCAGGCCTTGTTGAAGCAATGGCCCGAACATCCCAAAGTGGACCTGGTCACCACCGACGGTTTTCTGTATCCATTGACCGAGCTTAAGCGAAAGGGATTGCTGCAGCGTAAAGGTTTTCCCGAAAGCTATGACACCAAGATGCTGATTGACTTCGTGTCCGCGGTAAAGTCCGGCGCGGAGCGTGTTGAAGTACCACTTTATTCTCACATCATCTATGACCGTCTGCCCTATGAGCGGCAAGTCATCCAAAAGCCAGATATCCTGATCCTCGAGGGCTTGAACGTACTGCAAACCGGCCTCGACTCGCCAGTGGATATCCGCAGGCCCTTTGTATCCGACTTTGTCGACTTCTCTATTTATGTGGATGCCGATGAGTCTTTACTGAAGTCCTGGTATATTGAACGCTTCCTGCAATTCAGAAGCAGTGCCTTCGCCGATGAAAATTCTTACTTCCGCCATTACGCCAGTTTGAATGACATGCAAGCCTCCGAAACGGCATCGCAAATTTGGGACGGTATCAACGGTCCTAACCTGCGTATGAATATCCAGCCTACCCGAGAACGTGCACACTTAATCCTGCGTAAGGGTGCCGATCATTTGATGAATCAGGTACTGCTGCGTAAATGA